From Streptomyces sp. GSL17-111, one genomic window encodes:
- a CDS encoding pentapeptide repeat-containing protein — translation MTNDAGEAGSTDSTAPTGAHPPSALRADCGSCFALCCVALPFTASADFAVDKAAGEPCGHLRADFRCGIHADLRQRGFPGCTVFDCFGAGQKVSQVTFGGKDWRSAPETARPMFDVLPVMRQLHELLWYVSEALTLPGAAPLHGELRAVRDRVERLTRGGAAEVTAVDVPGERRVVGALLARVSELVRSGVPGRRRDHRGADLVGARLRGARLRGAGLRGAYLIGADLRGADLREADVLGADLRGADLSGADLTGALFLTRPQVNAARGDASTTLPPGLDRPTHW, via the coding sequence ATGACGAACGACGCCGGAGAGGCCGGATCCACCGACAGCACAGCGCCGACGGGAGCGCACCCGCCGTCCGCACTGCGCGCGGACTGCGGGAGCTGCTTCGCGCTGTGTTGCGTGGCACTGCCCTTCACCGCCTCGGCGGACTTCGCGGTGGACAAGGCGGCCGGTGAGCCCTGCGGCCACCTGCGGGCGGACTTCCGCTGCGGCATCCACGCCGACCTGCGGCAGCGCGGTTTCCCCGGCTGCACGGTCTTCGACTGCTTCGGCGCCGGTCAGAAGGTCTCCCAGGTGACCTTCGGCGGGAAGGACTGGCGGTCGGCCCCGGAGACGGCGCGGCCGATGTTCGACGTCCTGCCCGTGATGCGGCAGTTGCACGAGCTGCTGTGGTACGTGTCCGAGGCGCTGACGCTGCCCGGCGCCGCGCCCCTCCACGGCGAGTTGCGGGCCGTGCGGGACCGCGTGGAGCGGCTGACGCGGGGTGGGGCGGCGGAGGTGACGGCGGTGGACGTCCCCGGCGAGCGGCGGGTCGTCGGCGCGCTGCTCGCGCGGGTGAGCGAGCTGGTGCGGTCGGGCGTGCCCGGCCGCCGCCGCGACCACCGGGGCGCGGATCTCGTCGGTGCCCGCCTGCGGGGCGCGCGGCTGCGCGGCGCCGGCCTGCGGGGGGCGTACCTCATCGGAGCGGACCTGCGCGGAGCGGACCTGCGCGAGGCCGACGTGCTCGGGGCCGACCTGCGCGGCGCGGACCTCTCGGGAGCCGACCTGACCGGCGCCCTCTTCCTCACCCGTCCCCAGGTGAACGCGGCGCGCGGCGACGCCTCGACCACGCTGCCGCCCGGACTCGACCGCCCTACTCACTGGTAA
- a CDS encoding SDR family NAD(P)-dependent oxidoreductase has translation MPDDAAPAPRRPDAPDSAGFPATGRRVLVTGAARGLGRAVARAFAAAGDRVAVHYGTRRAEAEATAAGLDGTGHVVLGADLGAHGRAADLVDAAAAALGGVDVLVNNAAVNTPHPPVGTGAAEWADAWERHVAVNLLAPAHASHAAARHMIAQGTGGRIVNVGSRGAFRGEPDHPAYGATKAGLHALGQSLAVALAPHGIAVASVAPGFIDTDRVAHRLRGAEGERIRAQSPFGRVATPEEVAAAVLWLASPQAQWSSGTVLDLNGASHLRT, from the coding sequence GTGCCGGACGACGCCGCACCCGCTCCGCGACGACCCGACGCCCCCGACTCCGCCGGCTTCCCCGCCACGGGCCGACGGGTGCTGGTGACGGGCGCGGCGCGCGGCCTCGGACGGGCCGTGGCGCGGGCGTTCGCCGCCGCCGGGGACCGGGTGGCCGTCCACTACGGCACCCGGCGCGCCGAGGCGGAGGCCACGGCGGCGGGCCTGGACGGCACCGGTCACGTGGTGCTCGGGGCCGACCTGGGGGCGCACGGGCGGGCGGCGGACCTCGTGGACGCGGCCGCCGCCGCACTGGGCGGCGTCGACGTGCTGGTCAACAACGCCGCCGTCAACACGCCGCACCCACCGGTCGGGACGGGCGCGGCGGAGTGGGCGGACGCCTGGGAACGCCACGTCGCCGTCAACCTGCTGGCGCCCGCGCACGCCTCCCACGCCGCCGCGCGGCACATGATCGCCCAGGGGACGGGCGGCCGGATCGTCAACGTCGGTTCACGCGGGGCGTTCCGCGGTGAGCCCGACCATCCCGCCTACGGCGCGACGAAGGCCGGGCTGCACGCGCTGGGCCAGTCGCTGGCGGTGGCGCTCGCCCCGCACGGGATCGCCGTCGCCTCGGTGGCGCCCGGCTTCATCGACACCGACCGCGTCGCCCACCGGCTCCGTGGCGCGGAGGGGGAACGCATCCGGGCGCAGAGCCCCTTCGGCCGGGTCGCCACCCCGGAGGAGGTCGCGGCCGCCGTGCTGTGGCTGGCCTCGCCCCAGGCC
- the hemC gene encoding hydroxymethylbilane synthase has translation MAVPELIRIVSRSSPMALAQVERVRAELAVLHPGVRTEVVPVTTAGDRWMGDLARLGGKGAFTKEVDAALLAGAADLAVHCVKDVPADRPLPAGTTFAAFLKRDDVRDALIHPGGLTLDELPAGTRVGTSSVRRRAQLAASHPHLECVPMRGNAGRRMEKLAAGDADALLLAVSGLERIGRMDVATDILSVETMCPPIGAGILALQCREDDAELIDAVSGLGDPATHREATAERMFLHVLQGHCNSPIAGYARAGHGDLSLRACVFTPDGKTVLNAHEWAGRLDPATLGTSVAVALLRQGARELIDGIAH, from the coding sequence ATGGCCGTGCCTGAGTTGATCCGTATCGTGTCGCGTTCCTCCCCGATGGCCCTGGCCCAGGTCGAGCGGGTGCGCGCCGAGTTGGCCGTACTGCACCCGGGCGTGCGCACGGAGGTCGTCCCCGTCACCACCGCGGGCGACCGGTGGATGGGCGACCTGGCGCGGCTCGGCGGGAAGGGCGCGTTCACCAAGGAGGTGGACGCCGCGCTGCTGGCCGGTGCGGCCGACCTCGCGGTGCACTGCGTCAAGGACGTCCCGGCCGACCGTCCGCTGCCCGCCGGTACGACGTTCGCCGCCTTCCTCAAGCGCGACGACGTGCGCGACGCCCTGATCCACCCCGGCGGCCTCACCCTCGACGAGCTGCCGGCCGGTACCCGCGTCGGGACGTCGTCGGTGCGCCGCAGAGCGCAGCTCGCCGCCTCGCACCCGCACCTGGAGTGCGTGCCGATGCGCGGCAACGCCGGGCGCCGGATGGAGAAGCTGGCGGCCGGGGACGCCGACGCGCTGCTGCTGGCCGTCTCCGGGCTGGAGCGCATCGGGCGGATGGACGTCGCCACGGACATCCTGTCGGTGGAGACGATGTGCCCGCCGATCGGCGCGGGCATTCTCGCCCTCCAGTGCCGGGAGGACGACGCCGAGCTCATCGACGCCGTCAGCGGCCTCGGCGACCCGGCGACCCACCGCGAGGCCACCGCCGAGCGGATGTTCCTGCACGTGCTCCAGGGGCACTGCAACAGCCCGATCGCCGGGTACGCGCGGGCCGGGCACGGCGATCTGTCGCTGCGGGCCTGTGTGTTCACGCCCGACGGCAAGACGGTGCTCAACGCCCACGAGTGGGCCGGCCGACTCGACCCGGCCACCCTCGGCACGTCCGTCGCCGTCGCGCTCCTGCGGCAGGGCGCCCGCGAGCTGATCGACGGCATCGCGCACTGA